From a region of the Actinopolymorpha singaporensis genome:
- the pgm gene encoding phosphoglucomutase (alpha-D-glucose-1,6-bisphosphate-dependent), which translates to MSVDARAGQPAEESDLVDVAHLVTAYYAGHPDAGVADQQVSFGTSGHRGSSLSLSFNDDHIAAVSQAICEHRANAGVTGPLYLARDTHALSEPAWTTALEVFAANDVTVLIDARDGYTPTPALSHAILAHNRGRTDGLADGVVVTPSHNPPADGGFKYNPPNGGPADTDVTRWIQNRANEIVGAGLSGVRRVPFARARAADTTDRYDFLDAYVRDLPAVVNLDAVRSAGVRIGADPLGGASVAYWGAIGERYGLDLTVVNPVADPTWRFMTLDWDGKIRMDCSSPHAMASLIGRREAYQVATGNDADADRHGIVTPDGGLMNPNHYLAVAISYLFGHRDGWPGGATVGKTLVSSSMIDLVAADLGRALLEVPVGFKWFVPGLLDGSVGFGGEESAGASFLRTDGTVWTTDKDGILLALLASEIQAVTGRSPSEHYAELTERFGDPAYARVDAPANREQKAALGKLAPEQVTATELAGEEITAKLTRAPGNDAPIGGLKVTTRSAWFAARPSGTEDVYKIYAESFQGPEHLAEVQKEARAVVDAVLEGA; encoded by the coding sequence ATGAGTGTCGACGCACGTGCCGGGCAGCCCGCCGAGGAATCCGACCTCGTGGACGTCGCCCACCTGGTCACCGCCTACTACGCCGGTCACCCCGACGCCGGTGTCGCGGACCAGCAGGTGTCCTTCGGTACGTCCGGCCACCGCGGATCGAGCCTTTCGCTCTCGTTCAACGACGACCACATCGCCGCGGTCAGCCAGGCGATCTGCGAGCACCGCGCGAACGCCGGCGTCACCGGGCCGCTCTACCTCGCCCGGGACACTCACGCCCTGTCCGAGCCGGCGTGGACCACCGCGCTGGAGGTGTTCGCGGCCAACGACGTGACAGTGCTGATCGACGCCCGCGACGGCTACACCCCGACACCGGCGTTGTCGCACGCGATCCTCGCCCACAACCGGGGCCGCACCGACGGCCTCGCCGACGGGGTGGTGGTCACGCCTTCGCACAACCCGCCCGCGGACGGCGGGTTCAAGTACAACCCACCGAACGGCGGACCGGCCGACACCGACGTCACCAGATGGATCCAGAACCGCGCGAACGAGATCGTCGGCGCCGGGCTGTCCGGCGTACGCCGGGTCCCGTTCGCCCGGGCACGTGCCGCCGACACCACCGACCGGTACGACTTCCTGGACGCCTACGTGCGCGACCTCCCGGCCGTCGTGAACCTGGACGCGGTCCGGTCGGCGGGGGTGCGGATCGGCGCGGACCCGCTGGGCGGGGCGAGCGTCGCCTACTGGGGAGCGATCGGTGAGCGGTACGGACTGGACCTCACCGTGGTCAACCCGGTCGCGGACCCCACCTGGCGGTTCATGACGCTGGACTGGGACGGCAAGATCCGGATGGACTGCTCCTCGCCGCACGCGATGGCCTCACTGATCGGCCGGCGCGAGGCGTACCAGGTCGCCACCGGCAACGACGCCGACGCCGACCGGCACGGCATCGTCACCCCCGACGGCGGGCTGATGAACCCCAACCACTACCTCGCGGTGGCGATCTCCTACCTGTTCGGGCACCGTGACGGCTGGCCGGGCGGCGCGACCGTCGGCAAGACGCTGGTGAGCTCGTCGATGATCGACCTGGTGGCCGCCGACCTCGGCCGGGCGCTGCTGGAGGTCCCGGTGGGCTTCAAGTGGTTCGTGCCGGGGTTGCTCGACGGCTCGGTGGGCTTCGGTGGCGAGGAGAGTGCCGGCGCGTCGTTCCTGCGTACCGACGGAACGGTCTGGACGACCGACAAGGACGGCATCCTGCTGGCGCTGCTCGCCTCGGAGATCCAGGCGGTGACCGGCCGCTCCCCCAGCGAGCACTACGCCGAGCTGACGGAGAGGTTCGGCGACCCGGCGTACGCCCGGGTGGACGCGCCCGCCAACCGCGAGCAGAAGGCGGCGCTGGGCAAGCTCGCCCCCGAACAGGTCACCGCCACCGAGCTCGCCGGCGAGGAGATCACCGCCAAGCTCACCAGGGCCCCGGGCAACGATGCGCCGATCGGCGGCCTGAAGGTGACGACCCGCAGCGCGTGGTTCGCCGCCAGGCCCTCCGGCACCGAGGACGTGTACAAGATCTACGCCGAGTCGTTCCAGGGGCCCGAGCACCTGGCGGAGGTGCAGAAGGAGGCCCGCGCGGTCGTCGACGCGGTCCTCGAGGGCGCCTGA
- a CDS encoding CaiB/BaiF CoA transferase family protein encodes MDQGSLSGVRVVEVGVFMAAPFAGMQLADLGADVVKVEPPRRGDPARQVGPYLQGEGSAFVRLNRNKRSVAVDLKHPGGKAVLTRLLTTADVFLQNLRPGVMDALGFDYESVRALNPRLVYVSLSGWGQDGPRASLPGLDVMAQARAGLMSITGEPDGPPAKVGVPLCDLTCGLYGALAALAALRARDAGGEGQHVDVSLFESAVSMGIWEAGRYFATGEVGGRLGSAHQSTAPYQAFATADGWVTFGAVTPRSWVAACDVLGLAELADDPRYADAYQRQLLRSELTPVIERATRGWQTEDLVRALERAGVPCAPIADYAEVFTDAHLRERDYYWDAPHPTLGAVRQLGSPMRMSATPPVRGRAGPSLGADSREVLREAGFAMSEIEGLEAAGAVQHGGPDREGRSE; translated from the coding sequence ATGGACCAGGGGAGCCTTTCGGGCGTACGGGTGGTGGAGGTCGGCGTCTTCATGGCCGCGCCGTTCGCCGGGATGCAGCTCGCCGACCTCGGCGCGGACGTGGTGAAAGTGGAGCCACCCCGCAGGGGAGACCCGGCCCGCCAGGTCGGCCCGTACCTGCAGGGAGAGGGGTCGGCGTTCGTCCGGCTCAACCGCAACAAGCGTTCGGTGGCGGTCGACCTCAAGCATCCGGGGGGCAAGGCGGTGTTGACAAGGCTGCTCACGACCGCCGACGTGTTCCTGCAGAACCTCCGGCCAGGGGTGATGGACGCCCTCGGCTTCGACTACGAGAGCGTGCGGGCGCTGAACCCGCGGCTGGTGTACGTGTCACTGTCGGGGTGGGGGCAGGACGGTCCGCGGGCGAGCCTGCCCGGCCTGGACGTGATGGCGCAGGCACGGGCGGGGCTGATGAGCATCACGGGGGAGCCGGACGGCCCGCCGGCCAAGGTGGGCGTACCGCTGTGCGACCTCACCTGCGGCCTGTACGGCGCTCTGGCGGCGCTGGCCGCGCTGCGGGCCCGGGACGCCGGCGGGGAAGGGCAGCACGTCGACGTGTCGCTGTTCGAGTCGGCGGTGTCGATGGGCATCTGGGAGGCCGGGAGGTACTTCGCCACCGGCGAGGTCGGCGGGCGGCTGGGCTCGGCGCACCAGAGCACCGCGCCGTACCAGGCGTTCGCCACTGCCGACGGCTGGGTGACGTTCGGCGCGGTCACGCCGCGGTCGTGGGTGGCGGCCTGCGACGTGCTGGGCCTGGCGGAGCTCGCCGACGACCCGCGCTACGCCGACGCCTACCAGCGGCAACTGCTGCGGTCCGAGCTGACCCCGGTGATCGAACGCGCAACCCGCGGTTGGCAGACCGAGGACCTGGTGCGGGCGTTGGAGAGGGCCGGCGTTCCGTGCGCGCCGATCGCGGACTACGCCGAGGTGTTCACCGACGCCCACCTGCGGGAGCGGGACTACTACTGGGACGCGCCGCACCCCACGCTCGGTGCCGTACGCCAGCTCGGTTCGCCGATGCGCATGTCGGCCACCCCGCCGGTGCGCGGCCGAGCCGGCCCGTCGCTGGGCGCCGACAGCCGCGAGGTCCTGCGCGAGGCAGGATTCGCGATGTCGGAGATCGAGGGACTGGAAGCCGCCGGGGCGGTGCAGCACGGCGGACCGGACCGGGAAGGACGGTCGGAGTGA
- a CDS encoding oxidoreductase produces MGSLSWTADQIPALTGRTAVVTGANAGLGYHVALELARYGACVVLACRDPRRGEAALARIRRELARPCVELRPLDLGDLNSVRGFAARVTSEHPVLDLLVNNAGIMAIPRALTADGFERQFGVNHLGHFALTGLLLPALRSAPDPRVVTVSSQAHVMGTIDFDDLMAERRYGPWRAYGQSKLANLLFTFELQRRADRAGMPLTSVATHPGYAATNLQNAAARTRRRAWVRHASAAVTRLVAQPAAQGALTTLYAATMPDVRGGEFFGPDSFGGSRGHPTRVKAAAKAHDPETAARLWDRSEELTAVAFRELDSSP; encoded by the coding sequence ATGGGTTCCCTGTCCTGGACCGCCGACCAGATACCCGCCCTCACCGGCCGCACCGCGGTGGTGACCGGAGCCAACGCCGGCCTCGGCTACCACGTCGCCCTCGAGCTTGCGAGATACGGCGCCTGCGTGGTGCTGGCCTGCCGCGACCCCCGGCGCGGCGAGGCCGCGCTGGCCCGGATCCGGCGCGAGCTCGCCCGGCCCTGCGTCGAGTTGCGCCCGCTCGACCTCGGTGACCTGAACAGTGTGCGCGGGTTCGCCGCCCGCGTCACCTCCGAGCACCCGGTGCTCGACCTGCTCGTCAACAACGCGGGCATCATGGCGATCCCGCGCGCGCTCACCGCGGACGGCTTCGAGCGCCAGTTCGGCGTCAACCACCTCGGTCACTTCGCTCTGACCGGCCTGCTGCTGCCCGCCCTTCGGTCAGCCCCGGATCCGCGAGTGGTCACCGTCTCCAGCCAGGCGCACGTGATGGGCACCATCGACTTCGACGACCTGATGGCCGAACGCCGGTACGGCCCGTGGCGGGCCTACGGGCAGAGCAAGCTGGCCAACCTGCTGTTCACGTTCGAGCTCCAGCGCCGAGCCGACCGGGCGGGCATGCCACTGACCAGCGTGGCCACCCATCCCGGATACGCCGCCACCAATCTGCAGAACGCCGCCGCCCGGACCCGTCGCCGGGCCTGGGTGCGGCACGCCAGCGCAGCGGTCACCAGGCTGGTCGCCCAGCCCGCCGCTCAGGGCGCGCTGACCACGCTGTACGCCGCGACCATGCCCGACGTACGCGGCGGGGAGTTCTTCGGGCCGGACTCCTTCGGCGGTTCCCGCGGCCATCCCACCAGGGTGAAGGCGGCCGCGAAGGCACACGACCCCGAGACCGCCGCCCGGCTGTGGGATCGGTCGGAGGAGCTCACCGCAGTCGCGTTCCGGGAGCTGGATTCGTCGCCGTGA
- a CDS encoding carbohydrate ABC transporter permease yields the protein MSGSVTSGSTTRSRSTRSSATSGTAIARKAVLYAVLAALAAVFSIPMLWLVSTSLKAQGQVFAYPPVWIPNPVRWANYLEAMDRAPLLVWLANTAMITILAMTGTLLSSSLVAFGFARLRFPGRRLLFYLLLSTMMLPDVVTLVPQFVLFRSLGWVDTFAPLVVPAFLGGGAFNVFLVRQFYLTIPRDFDEAARLDGASNLRIWWHIMLPLSRPVLVAVGIFSFVYHWNDFLLPLIYLQSEGNKTLALGLRAFISPTDASWNISMAASMFLVVPVLIVFFVAQRQFIRGVVMTGISGR from the coding sequence ATGAGCGGCAGCGTGACGAGCGGCAGTACGACCAGAAGCAGGTCAACCAGAAGCAGCGCGACGAGCGGGACGGCGATCGCACGCAAGGCGGTGCTGTACGCCGTACTGGCGGCCCTCGCGGCCGTCTTCTCGATCCCGATGCTCTGGCTGGTGTCCACGTCGCTGAAGGCGCAGGGTCAGGTGTTCGCCTATCCGCCGGTGTGGATCCCGAACCCGGTGCGGTGGGCCAACTACCTGGAGGCGATGGACCGGGCACCACTGCTGGTCTGGCTGGCCAACACCGCGATGATCACCATCCTGGCGATGACCGGGACGCTTCTGTCCAGCTCGCTGGTGGCGTTCGGCTTCGCCCGGCTGCGGTTCCCGGGCCGGAGATTGCTGTTCTACCTGCTGCTGTCCACGATGATGCTGCCGGACGTGGTGACGCTGGTGCCGCAGTTCGTGTTGTTCCGGTCGCTGGGCTGGGTGGACACGTTCGCGCCCCTGGTGGTGCCGGCGTTCCTCGGCGGCGGTGCGTTCAACGTCTTTCTGGTACGGCAGTTCTATCTCACCATCCCGCGCGACTTCGACGAGGCGGCCCGGCTCGACGGTGCCTCGAACCTGCGGATCTGGTGGCACATCATGCTGCCGCTGTCCAGGCCGGTCCTCGTCGCGGTGGGCATCTTCTCGTTCGTCTATCACTGGAACGACTTCCTGCTGCCGTTGATCTACCTGCAGAGCGAGGGGAACAAGACGCTGGCGCTCGGACTGCGAGCGTTCATCTCGCCCACGGACGCCTCGTGGAACATCAGCATGGCGGCGTCGATGTTCTTGGTGGTCCCGGTGCTGATCGTGTTCTTCGTGGCGCAGCGGCAGTTCATCCGGGGCGTGGTGATGACCGGCATCTCGGGGAGATAG
- a CDS encoding glycoside hydrolase family 10 protein, whose amino-acid sequence MPKRQFRAAWIASVANIDWPSRPGLGVAEQQAEYRALLDDAERNRFNAVVVQVRPTADAFWPSPYEPWSSWLTGTQGRDPGYDPLEFAVREAHARNLEFHAWFNPYRVSMGTDPSVLTPDHPARVHPDWIVAYGGKLYYNPGIPQVRRFVEDAIMDGVRRYDIDGVHFDDYFYPYPVGTTPFDDDATYEQYGDGFPDKASWRRHNIDLLIQELGARIKDAKPWVKFGVSPFAVWRNQATDSEGSATMAGVQTYDDLAADTRRWVREEWIDYIVPQVYWSIGFAPADYAVLIPWWSEQVEGTDVQLFIGQATYKVGTSTQSPEWSDPDEMSRHLTFNRDCPQVLGDVYFSAKDVRANRLHHMDIVRAEHYSRPALVPVAEQLGGHAPAQPVLTGAEPVAGGVRLTWVSPPGDGSAATSYAVYRFDGRGPVDTCDLADAHGLVATVRGAGTGRQTFVDATAERGRTYTYVVTALDRVQHESEPSRSRTVRR is encoded by the coding sequence ATGCCCAAGCGGCAGTTCCGCGCCGCGTGGATCGCGAGCGTCGCCAACATCGACTGGCCCTCCCGTCCCGGCCTCGGCGTCGCCGAGCAGCAGGCGGAATACCGAGCGCTGCTGGACGACGCGGAGCGCAACCGGTTCAACGCGGTCGTGGTTCAGGTCAGGCCTACCGCCGACGCGTTCTGGCCGTCGCCGTACGAACCCTGGTCGTCGTGGCTCACCGGGACCCAGGGGCGCGACCCCGGCTACGACCCGCTGGAGTTCGCGGTCCGGGAGGCGCACGCGCGCAACCTGGAGTTCCACGCGTGGTTCAATCCCTACCGCGTGAGCATGGGAACCGACCCATCCGTCCTCACTCCCGACCACCCCGCCCGGGTGCACCCGGACTGGATCGTGGCGTACGGCGGGAAGCTCTACTACAACCCCGGCATTCCGCAGGTGCGCCGTTTCGTCGAGGACGCGATCATGGACGGGGTGCGGCGGTACGACATCGACGGGGTGCACTTCGACGACTACTTCTACCCCTACCCGGTGGGTACGACGCCGTTCGACGACGACGCGACGTACGAGCAGTACGGCGACGGCTTCCCCGACAAGGCGTCCTGGCGGCGGCACAACATCGACCTGCTGATCCAGGAGCTGGGCGCCCGGATCAAGGATGCCAAGCCCTGGGTGAAGTTCGGCGTCAGCCCGTTCGCGGTGTGGCGCAACCAGGCCACCGACTCCGAGGGCTCGGCCACCATGGCAGGTGTGCAGACCTACGACGACCTCGCGGCCGACACGCGCAGGTGGGTGCGGGAGGAGTGGATCGACTACATCGTCCCGCAGGTGTACTGGAGCATCGGCTTCGCGCCGGCCGACTACGCCGTGTTGATCCCGTGGTGGTCAGAGCAGGTCGAGGGCACCGACGTCCAGCTCTTCATCGGCCAGGCCACCTACAAGGTGGGTACGTCCACGCAGTCGCCGGAGTGGTCCGATCCGGACGAGATGAGCCGGCACCTCACCTTCAACCGCGACTGCCCGCAGGTGCTCGGCGACGTGTACTTCAGCGCAAAGGACGTCCGGGCCAATCGGCTGCACCACATGGACATCGTGCGCGCGGAGCACTACAGCCGGCCCGCGCTGGTTCCGGTGGCCGAGCAACTCGGCGGCCACGCGCCCGCCCAGCCGGTGCTGACCGGCGCCGAGCCGGTCGCGGGCGGAGTTCGGCTGACCTGGGTGAGCCCTCCGGGAGACGGATCGGCGGCCACCTCGTACGCCGTGTACCGGTTCGACGGACGAGGCCCGGTGGACACCTGCGACCTGGCCGACGCGCACGGCCTGGTAGCAACGGTGCGCGGCGCCGGAACGGGCCGGCAAACCTTCGTGGACGCCACGGCCGAGCGAGGCCGGACCTACACCTACGTCGTCACCGCCCTCGACCGCGTCCAGCACGAAAGCGAGCCGAGCCGCAGCCGCACCGTCCGCCGCTGA
- a CDS encoding MFS transporter has translation MTGPRPTEAAPGGRGPTGWRRRLTALWPDLTPLRTSRDFRLLWIAGTVFYLGGMVSYVALPYQLYHLTGSNFAVGALGLVQLVPLVVCGLYGGALADRADRRKVLVGTGVGQCLLTAVLLANAALDHPSVGVIYAVVGALLAVAQALQRPSREALVPRVVGHDQLPAAVALSSIGVQVAMLAGPTLGGLILASGGAAWAYAVDVTGLAVATAIFAGLRPCPPVARAISSGIAATVREIGDGLSYAVRRRDLLGTYIVDLTAMFLAMPTVLFPAFAADVLREPAALGLLYSAGTVGSLLATATSGWVARVHHHGRAVVLAAATWGAAVVLAGLSPSVWLAVVALAVAGAADMVSGLFRSVIWNQTIPDERRGRLAGIEMLSYSIGPLGGEARAGLVADATSVRTAIVSGGALCVLGVGLVAAWLRDFWRYDDRTDEHAVRERRVRADRAAETPVG, from the coding sequence GTGACAGGTCCTCGACCCACCGAGGCGGCACCGGGTGGGCGGGGTCCCACGGGCTGGCGCCGCCGACTCACCGCGCTGTGGCCCGACCTCACCCCGCTGCGCACGTCCCGCGACTTCCGCCTGCTGTGGATCGCCGGGACGGTGTTCTACCTGGGCGGGATGGTCAGCTACGTCGCGCTGCCGTACCAGCTCTACCACCTCACCGGCTCCAACTTCGCCGTCGGAGCGCTGGGCCTGGTCCAGCTCGTCCCGCTGGTCGTCTGCGGGTTGTACGGCGGTGCGCTGGCCGACCGTGCGGACCGGCGCAAGGTCCTGGTCGGCACCGGCGTCGGTCAGTGCCTGCTCACTGCCGTACTCCTCGCCAACGCGGCCCTCGACCATCCGTCGGTGGGGGTGATCTACGCCGTGGTGGGTGCGTTGCTCGCGGTGGCCCAGGCGCTGCAGCGGCCGAGCCGGGAGGCGCTCGTGCCGCGGGTGGTCGGCCACGACCAGCTCCCGGCCGCGGTCGCGCTCAGCTCGATCGGCGTCCAGGTCGCCATGCTGGCCGGGCCCACGCTCGGCGGGCTGATCCTGGCATCCGGGGGAGCGGCCTGGGCGTACGCCGTGGACGTGACGGGGCTGGCCGTGGCCACGGCGATCTTCGCCGGTCTGCGGCCCTGTCCTCCGGTGGCGAGGGCGATCAGCTCCGGGATCGCGGCGACCGTACGCGAGATCGGCGACGGGCTGTCCTACGCCGTACGCCGCCGGGACCTGCTCGGCACCTACATCGTCGACCTGACCGCGATGTTCCTGGCGATGCCGACCGTGTTGTTCCCGGCGTTCGCCGCCGACGTGCTGCGTGAGCCCGCCGCGCTCGGGCTGCTGTACTCCGCCGGGACCGTCGGATCGCTACTGGCCACCGCGACCAGCGGCTGGGTGGCCCGGGTCCACCACCACGGCCGGGCGGTGGTGCTCGCCGCGGCGACCTGGGGTGCGGCGGTGGTGCTGGCCGGGCTGTCGCCGTCGGTGTGGCTCGCGGTGGTCGCCCTGGCGGTGGCCGGAGCGGCCGACATGGTGAGCGGGCTCTTCCGGAGCGTGATCTGGAACCAGACCATTCCCGACGAACGCCGGGGCCGGCTCGCCGGGATCGAGATGCTGTCGTACTCCATCGGGCCGCTCGGAGGTGAGGCGCGCGCCGGTCTGGTCGCCGACGCGACCAGCGTTCGCACCGCGATCGTGAGCGGCGGTGCATTGTGCGTCCTCGGTGTGGGGCTGGTGGCCGCCTGGCTGCGTGACTTCTGGCGCTATGACGACCGCACCGACGAGCACGCGGTCAGGGAACGCCGGGTGCGCGCCGACCGGGCCGCCGAGACGCCGGTCGGCTGA
- the secG gene encoding preprotein translocase subunit SecG translates to MVTALSILLILTSLVLVLLVLLHKGRGGGLSDLFGGGVTSSLGGSSIAERNLDRITVGMGIIWFACIVALGLLLKFS, encoded by the coding sequence GTGGTCACCGCGCTCTCGATCCTGTTGATCCTCACGAGCCTCGTGCTCGTGCTGCTGGTCCTGCTCCACAAGGGGAGGGGCGGCGGCCTGTCCGACCTGTTCGGTGGAGGGGTGACGTCGAGCCTGGGTGGTTCCTCCATCGCCGAGCGCAACCTCGACCGCATCACGGTCGGTATGGGCATCATCTGGTTCGCCTGCATCGTGGCGCTCGGTTTGTTGCTCAAGTTCAGCTAG
- a CDS encoding enoyl-CoA hydratase/isomerase family protein has protein sequence MSDAGTAKELLVERDGPVLRVTFNRPERRNAMTWAMYDGLLAACDRAESDSSIRVMVLRGAGDEAFVAGTDIGQFGEFTGGDAGVAYERRMTRLLETVAGVRVPTVAVLTGYCVGAGLAIAASCDLRIAARGTRFGVPIARTVGNCLSTPTVALLVDNLGPARTLDMVLRARLLDETEVAAAGFLSQVCEPGEVDAAAEALVARLAEHAPLTMWATKQAVRRVMAARVPDDTDLVHRVYDSADFRAGVAAFVAKRRASWTGT, from the coding sequence GTGAGTGACGCGGGAACCGCGAAGGAACTGCTGGTCGAGCGCGACGGGCCGGTGCTGCGGGTGACCTTCAACCGTCCGGAGCGACGCAACGCCATGACCTGGGCGATGTACGACGGACTGCTGGCCGCCTGCGACCGGGCCGAGTCCGACTCCTCGATCCGGGTGATGGTGCTGCGGGGTGCCGGTGACGAGGCGTTCGTCGCGGGCACCGACATCGGGCAGTTCGGGGAGTTCACCGGCGGCGACGCCGGAGTGGCGTACGAGCGGAGGATGACCCGGCTGCTGGAGACGGTGGCCGGGGTGCGGGTGCCGACCGTCGCGGTGCTCACCGGCTACTGCGTGGGCGCGGGCCTTGCCATCGCCGCGTCGTGCGACCTGCGGATCGCCGCCCGCGGGACGCGGTTCGGCGTGCCCATCGCGCGGACCGTGGGCAACTGCCTGTCCACCCCTACGGTCGCGCTGCTGGTGGACAACCTCGGGCCCGCCCGAACGCTCGACATGGTGTTGCGGGCCAGGCTGCTGGACGAGACCGAGGTCGCGGCGGCGGGGTTCCTGTCGCAGGTGTGCGAGCCCGGGGAGGTCGACGCCGCGGCCGAGGCGCTGGTTGCCAGGCTGGCCGAACACGCGCCGCTGACGATGTGGGCCACCAAGCAGGCCGTACGCCGGGTCATGGCCGCGCGCGTCCCGGACGACACCGACCTCGTGCACCGCGTCTACGACAGCGCGGACTTCCGTGCGGGCGTGGCGGCGTTCGTGGCCAAGCGGCGTGCTTCCTGGACCGGCACCTAG
- a CDS encoding RNA polymerase-binding protein RbpA, whose translation MASGSAIRGSRVGAGPMGEAERGDTAPRRRVTYWCANGHETRPSFAIDAQIPDSWDCPRCGLPASVDSGNPPPVPRNEPYKTHLAYVKERRSDEEARQILEEALQQLRARVSRGEVIL comes from the coding sequence GTGGCAAGTGGCAGCGCCATTCGAGGAAGCCGGGTCGGTGCCGGTCCCATGGGAGAGGCCGAGCGGGGTGACACCGCTCCACGCCGCCGCGTCACCTACTGGTGCGCCAACGGGCACGAGACCCGGCCGAGCTTCGCGATCGACGCGCAGATCCCGGACTCCTGGGACTGCCCGCGTTGCGGTCTGCCGGCCAGCGTCGACTCCGGCAACCCGCCGCCGGTGCCGCGCAACGAGCCGTACAAGACGCACCTGGCCTACGTGAAGGAACGCCGTAGCGACGAGGAGGCCCGCCAGATCCTGGAGGAGGCCCTTCAGCAGCTGCGCGCCCGCGTCAGCCGGGGCGAAGTCATCCTCTGA
- a CDS encoding lipoate--protein ligase family protein, translated as MHGEYKVPGGKLVVVDLDVADGALADVRVSGDFFLEPDEALDAINAALTGLPATADTQVLTERVEAGLGPDAVLLGFSPQAVAIAVRRALARATEWHDHEWHLVHEGPQDPAMHMAIDEVLAVDVAAGRRPPTLRIWEWAKPCVVIGSFQSLRNEVDAEGARRHGIEVVRRISGGGAMFIEPGNTITYSLYAPTSLIDGMSFADSYAYLDDWVLGAFNEDLGVRAWYQPLNDITSDGGKIGGAAQKRLATGAVLHHVTMAYDIDADKMLEVLRIGREKLSDKGTTSAGKRVDPLRRQTGLPREEIVDRMIAHFRRRHGLVNDTLTAAERDAAAALVATKFGTTEWTARIP; from the coding sequence GTGCACGGTGAGTACAAGGTGCCGGGCGGGAAGCTGGTGGTCGTCGACCTCGACGTCGCCGACGGTGCGCTGGCGGACGTCCGGGTCAGCGGCGACTTCTTCCTCGAACCCGACGAAGCGCTGGACGCGATCAACGCCGCCCTGACCGGGCTGCCGGCCACCGCCGACACCCAGGTGCTGACCGAACGCGTGGAGGCCGGGCTCGGCCCGGACGCCGTGCTCCTCGGCTTCTCCCCTCAGGCCGTGGCGATCGCCGTACGCCGCGCCCTCGCCCGGGCCACCGAGTGGCACGACCACGAGTGGCACCTGGTGCACGAGGGCCCGCAGGACCCGGCAATGCACATGGCGATCGACGAGGTGCTGGCCGTGGACGTCGCCGCCGGACGCCGCCCGCCCACGCTGCGGATCTGGGAGTGGGCGAAGCCCTGTGTGGTGATCGGCAGCTTCCAGTCGCTGCGCAACGAGGTGGACGCCGAGGGCGCGCGCCGCCACGGCATCGAGGTGGTCCGCCGGATCAGCGGTGGCGGCGCGATGTTCATCGAGCCGGGCAACACGATCACGTACTCGTTGTACGCACCCACGTCGCTCATCGACGGGATGTCGTTCGCCGACTCCTACGCCTACCTCGACGACTGGGTGCTCGGAGCGTTCAACGAGGACCTCGGCGTCCGCGCGTGGTACCAACCGCTCAACGACATCACCTCCGACGGCGGCAAGATCGGCGGCGCCGCGCAGAAGCGGCTGGCCACCGGAGCGGTCCTGCACCACGTGACGATGGCCTACGACATCGACGCCGACAAGATGCTGGAGGTCCTGCGGATCGGGCGGGAGAAGCTGTCCGACAAGGGAACGACCAGCGCCGGCAAGCGAGTGGACCCGTTGCGGCGCCAGACCGGACTGCCGCGGGAGGAGATCGTCGACAGGATGATCGCGCACTTCCGCCGGCGCCACGGCCTTGTCAACGACACCTTGACGGCCGCGGAGCGAGACGCCGCCGCCGCCCTGGTGGCCACGAAGTTCGGCACGACCGAGTGGACCGCACGAATCCCCTGA